The following is a genomic window from Lysinibacillus sp. G4S2.
CCAGCTGTTGCTAATACTTCGAATACACCGTCACCTAATTCAAGAATAGATACGTCAAATGTACCACCACCAAGGTCAAATACTAATACTTTTTGATCTTGATCTTGTTTGTCTAAACCATAAGCAAGTGCAGCAGCTGTTGGTTCGTTGATAATACGCTCTACTTCTAGACCAGCGATTTTACCAGCATCTTTTGTAGCTTGACGTTGAGCGTCATTGAAGTATGCAGGAACTGTAATAACTGCTTTTGTTACTTTTTCACCTAAGTAGTCTTCAGCATAACCTTTTAAGTATTGTAGAATCATTGCAGATACTTCTTGTGGCGTATATTCTTTATCTTCCACTTTAACTTTTTCAGATGTACCCATTTTAGATTTAATAGAAATAATTGTGTTAGGATTTGTTACTGATTGACGTTTTGCTACTTCACCAACTTGACGTTCGCCATTTTTAAACGCAACAACAGATGGTGTTGTACGGTTTCCTTCTGGATTTGGAATTACTTTTGGTTCTCCACCTTCAAGTACAGAAACACAAGAGTTTGTTGTTCCTAAGTCAATACCAATAATTTTGCTCATTAAAATTTCCTCCTATTTAAACGCAAAGATGCGTTTTCTACTAAATGTAATTGACTAAATAGTGCTATGACTATTCGTTTACTGATACCATTGTTGGGCGTAATACACGATCCTTTAACATATAGCCTTTTTGAAGCTCGCGTACGACAACACCCGTTTCTTTTTCACTATCTTGCTCTTGCATGACAGCTTGGTGAACATTTGGATCAAACTGCTCACCTTCTGCTTTAATAATTTGTAAGCCTTCCTTCTCAGTCGCTTCTAGTAGGGAGCGGTACACCATTTCGATACCTTTTACGATAGAAGCAGTTTCTTCTGAAGTCGCTTCAACTTGTAAAGCACGCTCAAAATTATCGATTACTGGCAGTAAATCTGAGAGTAAGCTCTGCGCACGGTACTTTTCAGCAGCCTCACGATCAAGTTGATTGCGACGGCGTATATTATCGAAGTCAGCTCGTAAGCGTAGATGACGATTTTCCTCGTCGGCTAGCTTTGCTTGTAACTCAGCTAGCTTTGCTTCGTACTGTTCTTCGATTGTTAATTCAGCTTGTTGTTCTTCTTTAACTTCTGTTGCTTCTACTTCTACTGCATTTTCAGCTTGTACATCCTTTTCTTCTTGTACAAGGTCTTTGTTTTCAGTTGTTTCCGTCACTTAAATCCTCCTCATTATCAATCACTACGATTCTTCGTAAAGGCTTGTGTTAAATCCATCCGTATTACGTCTAGTAAAGCAACAACACGTTTATAATCCATACGTGTAGGGCCAATAATTGC
Proteins encoded in this region:
- the grpE gene encoding nucleotide exchange factor GrpE, which produces MTETTENKDLVQEEKDVQAENAVEVEATEVKEEQQAELTIEEQYEAKLAELQAKLADEENRHLRLRADFDNIRRRNQLDREAAEKYRAQSLLSDLLPVIDNFERALQVEATSEETASIVKGIEMVYRSLLEATEKEGLQIIKAEGEQFDPNVHQAVMQEQDSEKETGVVVRELQKGYMLKDRVLRPTMVSVNE